In one window of Maribacter sp. BPC-D8 DNA:
- a CDS encoding lmo0937 family membrane protein: protein MKNIIYILVAALVVSWVLGFVVFKVMGALVHLLLLLAVVLLIYNWLSNKTST, encoded by the coding sequence ATGAAAAATATAATATACATTTTAGTAGCCGCATTGGTCGTAAGTTGGGTATTAGGCTTTGTGGTATTTAAAGTTATGGGAGCCTTAGTTCACCTACTTCTATTATTGGCAGTAGTACTTTTAATTTACAATTGGTTAAGCAATAAGACAAGTACCTAA
- a CDS encoding ABC-F family ATP-binding cassette domain-containing protein, whose protein sequence is MISVDNLAVEFSGTTLFSDVSFVINPTDKIALMGKNGAGKSTMMKIIAGEQKGTRGNVRVPKDAVIAYLPQHLLTEDNCTVFEEAAKAFKHVFTMRDEMDKLNKELETRTDYESDAYMSIIEKVSDLGEKYYALDEVNYDAEVEKALKGLGFRQEDFTRQTNEFSGGWRMRIELAKILLQKPDLILLDEPTNHIDIESVIWLEDFLLNKANAVMVISHDRAFIDNITNRTIEVTMGRIYDYKANYSHYLQLREDRRSHQIKAYQEQQKFIADNMAFIERFKGTYSKTNQVTSRERMLEKLEKIEIDEIDTSSLKLRFPPAPRSGDYPVTVKEVSKSYDEHVVFKDANMSIARGEKVSFVGRNGEGKSTMIKAILGEIPVEGTYQLGHNVKVGYFAQNQASLLDPELTIFQTVDEVAFGDIRNQIKNILGRFMFSGDDIDKKVSMLSGGEKTRLAMVKLLLEPVNLLILDEPTNHLDLKSKDVLKEALSTYDGTLILVSHDRDFLQGLSQKVFEFKEQRVIEHFETIDAFLERNRIKSIAEINLMQ, encoded by the coding sequence ATGATTTCAGTAGATAACCTAGCCGTAGAATTCAGTGGCACTACCCTATTCAGTGACGTATCTTTTGTCATAAACCCAACCGATAAAATTGCCCTAATGGGTAAAAACGGAGCCGGTAAATCTACCATGATGAAAATTATCGCTGGTGAGCAAAAAGGCACGCGAGGTAATGTTCGAGTACCTAAAGATGCGGTTATCGCGTATTTACCACAACACTTATTAACAGAAGATAATTGTACTGTTTTTGAAGAAGCAGCCAAGGCATTTAAGCATGTTTTTACCATGCGCGATGAAATGGACAAGCTGAACAAAGAACTAGAGACCAGAACAGACTATGAGAGTGATGCCTATATGAGCATCATTGAAAAAGTATCTGATCTTGGCGAAAAATACTATGCCCTAGATGAAGTCAATTATGATGCAGAAGTAGAAAAGGCATTAAAGGGATTAGGTTTTAGACAAGAAGATTTCACCAGACAAACAAATGAGTTTAGTGGCGGTTGGCGTATGCGTATAGAATTGGCAAAAATTCTATTACAAAAACCCGATTTAATTCTGTTAGATGAGCCTACAAACCATATAGATATAGAATCGGTTATTTGGTTAGAAGACTTCTTGTTGAATAAAGCAAATGCTGTTATGGTGATTTCTCACGATAGAGCTTTTATTGACAATATTACCAACCGCACCATAGAAGTAACTATGGGGCGTATTTATGATTATAAGGCAAACTACAGCCATTATCTACAATTACGAGAAGATCGTAGGTCTCATCAAATAAAAGCCTACCAAGAGCAGCAAAAATTCATTGCCGACAATATGGCTTTTATAGAGCGATTTAAAGGCACCTACTCTAAAACTAATCAGGTTACATCGCGAGAGCGTATGCTTGAGAAATTAGAAAAAATAGAGATAGATGAAATCGATACCTCTTCATTAAAATTACGTTTTCCGCCAGCACCACGTTCAGGCGATTACCCTGTAACAGTCAAAGAGGTGTCTAAATCTTATGATGAACATGTGGTTTTTAAAGATGCCAATATGTCTATTGCAAGAGGAGAAAAAGTATCTTTTGTAGGTAGAAACGGAGAAGGAAAATCTACGATGATTAAAGCTATCTTAGGCGAAATCCCTGTAGAGGGCACCTACCAACTTGGTCATAATGTAAAGGTCGGATACTTTGCCCAGAACCAAGCATCACTATTAGACCCAGAGCTTACCATCTTCCAAACAGTAGATGAAGTAGCCTTTGGTGATATTCGAAATCAGATTAAAAATATTCTAGGTCGTTTTATGTTTAGTGGCGATGATATTGACAAAAAGGTAAGCATGCTTTCCGGTGGAGAAAAAACCCGCTTGGCAATGGTAAAACTATTGCTAGAACCCGTAAATCTTTTAATATTAGATGAGCCTACCAATCACTTAGATTTGAAATCTAAAGATGTTCTAAAAGAAGCTTTATCAACATATGATGGTACACTTATATTAGTTTCTCACGACAGGGATTTTCTACAAGGTTTATCGCAAAAAGTATTTGAATTTAAAGAGCAACGCGTTATAGAGCATTTTGAAACTATTGATGCTTTCTTAGAGCGAAATAGAATAAAGAGTATTGCCGAAATCAATTTGATGCAATAA
- a CDS encoding Crp/Fnr family transcriptional regulator, whose product MKNLIKYAIKYGLSEDLIQEINLNGKQIEIKKNENILNVGEHSKYIYIVIKGGFISQYFDDNKSKFRTTSFHIDNYHPFMTQPESYFSKKPSDTQIKAFKNSQVIEFHRNTIEKLSLKHKSFDKFCNTHIIEALIFINQIKSKLIGLPKDKLYDYLLEEHGPITKNVPSKYIAEFMGVTPQWLSKIKRTS is encoded by the coding sequence ATGAAAAACCTTATAAAATATGCTATTAAATACGGTCTATCAGAAGATTTAATTCAAGAGATAAATTTGAATGGTAAACAAATTGAAATCAAAAAAAACGAAAATATTCTTAATGTTGGAGAACATAGTAAATATATCTATATAGTAATCAAAGGTGGATTTATAAGTCAGTATTTTGATGATAATAAATCAAAATTTAGAACAACTTCGTTCCATATTGACAATTATCATCCATTTATGACGCAACCAGAAAGTTATTTTTCAAAGAAACCTTCTGATACGCAAATAAAAGCATTTAAAAATTCCCAAGTAATTGAATTTCATAGAAATACAATAGAAAAATTAAGTTTGAAACATAAATCTTTTGATAAATTTTGTAATACGCATATTATAGAAGCTCTCATTTTTATAAATCAAATAAAGTCTAAATTAATAGGTCTTCCCAAAGATAAATTATACGATTACCTCCTAGAAGAACACGGTCCAATTACTAAAAATGTTCCCTCAAAGTATATAGCAGAATTTATGGGAGTTACACCCCAATGGTTAAGTAAAATAAAACGTACTAGTTGA
- the ltrA gene encoding group II intron reverse transcriptase/maturase, with translation MIAKVVAARILSDACKKVVGNKGSAGIDGMTVQELKAFIDAHRSKVVHQLISKSYRSQAIKGVAIPKANGKTRLLGVPTVVDRWLQQAVSQQLVIHFELDFESESYGFRPRKNLQQAVLKSQEYINDGYQDLVDIDLKSFFDEVQHYKLLQLIYNKVKCPTTLWLIRKWLRAPILKNGQLCKRRKGLPQGSPLSPLLSNIMLDQLDKHLKVRGFRFIRYADDFSIYTKSKAAARAIGNEVYLFLKEKLDLPVNRAKSGIRRPSTFKVLGYRFTPVYKKGVKGKYQLIVSESAWQTLKRKLRYLTKKTLPFSLAERLQRLKLIYRGWLNNFRLGNIETKLKKLDEWLRNRLRYCIWHDWKKPERKRKNLIGLGIKQGQAYAWSRTRMGGWAVAQSPILRTTITEKRLRKRGYESMLTYYHVVKF, from the coding sequence ATGATAGCAAAAGTAGTAGCAGCTAGAATCTTGAGCGACGCCTGTAAAAAGGTGGTCGGCAATAAAGGTTCAGCAGGAATAGATGGAATGACCGTACAAGAGCTAAAGGCATTTATAGATGCCCACCGCTCAAAAGTGGTACACCAACTTATTTCCAAAAGCTACAGGTCACAAGCTATCAAAGGGGTAGCGATACCCAAGGCGAACGGTAAGACCAGATTACTGGGAGTACCAACGGTAGTGGATAGATGGCTTCAACAAGCGGTAAGCCAACAACTAGTGATTCATTTCGAACTCGATTTCGAATCAGAGAGTTACGGTTTCCGCCCAAGAAAGAACCTTCAACAGGCAGTATTAAAAAGTCAAGAGTACATCAATGATGGCTACCAAGACTTAGTAGATATCGACCTTAAAAGTTTCTTTGATGAAGTTCAACACTATAAACTACTTCAGCTTATTTATAACAAGGTTAAATGTCCGACCACCTTATGGCTGATCCGCAAATGGTTACGAGCGCCTATTTTAAAGAATGGGCAACTGTGTAAGCGCAGAAAAGGATTACCACAAGGCAGCCCATTAAGTCCGTTATTGTCTAACATCATGTTAGACCAATTGGACAAACATCTAAAAGTACGAGGGTTCAGGTTCATTCGCTATGCCGATGATTTCAGTATTTACACAAAATCAAAAGCAGCGGCACGAGCGATAGGGAATGAGGTTTATCTGTTTTTAAAGGAGAAACTGGATTTACCTGTCAACCGAGCAAAGAGTGGTATTCGTAGACCCTCTACGTTCAAGGTGTTGGGTTATAGGTTTACGCCAGTCTATAAGAAAGGCGTAAAGGGGAAGTATCAGTTAATAGTAAGTGAATCGGCTTGGCAAACACTCAAACGCAAGCTCAGGTACCTTACCAAGAAAACGCTACCATTTTCATTAGCAGAAAGGCTACAACGCTTAAAACTCATCTATAGAGGGTGGTTGAACAATTTCCGATTGGGAAATATAGAGACCAAACTTAAAAAGCTGGATGAATGGTTACGTAACCGACTACGCTACTGCATATGGCACGATTGGAAGAAACCAGAGCGTAAGCGCAAGAATCTCATTGGCTTAGGCATAAAACAGGGACAAGCGTATGCTTGGAGTAGAACAAGAATGGGAGGCTGGGCAGTAGCTCAAAGCCCTATACTCAGAACTACTATTACTGAAAAGCGCTTAAGAAAAAGAGGTTATGAAAGTATGCTAACGTACTACCACGTTGTAAAGTTCTGA
- a CDS encoding transposase, whose product MYTKHFKYMYKNDGYVKRYSESFKLKVLAELTKGNHSKRQIALTYGIQSSTINVWIKKYDRKDLMNTRVTVQTDDELSRIKALQKELKQLKDLLIKKDLDKLVTDSYLEVAAENLGYRDVEELKKNLNIKP is encoded by the coding sequence ATGTATACAAAACACTTCAAGTATATGTATAAAAATGATGGATATGTAAAACGCTATAGTGAGAGCTTTAAGCTCAAGGTATTGGCAGAACTAACCAAAGGAAACCATTCCAAAAGACAAATTGCATTAACTTACGGTATACAATCCAGTACTATAAACGTATGGATAAAAAAGTACGATCGTAAAGATCTAATGAACACCCGTGTAACCGTGCAAACAGACGATGAACTTTCCCGTATCAAAGCCCTGCAAAAAGAGCTAAAGCAACTTAAGGACCTTCTTATTAAAAAAGACCTGGACAAATTGGTGACCGATAGCTATCTCGAGGTAGCTGCTGAGAATCTAGGTTATAGAGATGTTGAGGAATTAAAAAAAAACTTAAACATAAAGCCTTAA
- a CDS encoding IS3 family transposase has product MKVAPINRNERLLSIGTICNAFDLKRDAYYKYQKRFLIKKQIEQDIIELVRQSRRTLPREGTRKLMRSLKDEFHKYDIKVGRDRLFRILRENNLLIRRKRYSCRTTNSYHRFYKYNNIIKDLKINRPNQVWASDITYIRTIKGFCYLALITDMYSRKIVGYDLSDSLELKGCVRALNKAIYNAKNIDSLIHHSDRGIQYCSNVYTQILKRKKIEISMTEENHCYENALAERVNGILKDEFYLDQTFTSVVHAKKAAKNAIKLYNSKRLHLSLDYKTPNYVHQYAA; this is encoded by the coding sequence ATGAAAGTAGCACCGATAAACCGTAATGAAAGACTGTTATCCATTGGTACTATCTGCAATGCTTTTGATTTGAAAAGAGATGCCTATTACAAATACCAAAAAAGGTTTTTAATCAAAAAACAGATAGAACAGGATATAATCGAACTTGTTCGGCAAAGTAGAAGAACACTGCCCAGAGAAGGCACCAGAAAACTCATGAGGTCATTAAAAGATGAGTTCCACAAGTATGACATCAAAGTAGGCAGAGACCGGCTATTCCGTATCTTAAGAGAAAACAATTTGCTCATAAGAAGAAAGAGATACTCCTGTAGAACTACCAATTCATATCACAGATTCTACAAGTATAATAACATTATAAAAGACTTGAAGATCAATAGGCCTAATCAGGTTTGGGCATCCGATATTACCTATATCAGAACCATAAAAGGATTCTGTTACCTGGCATTGATTACGGACATGTACTCCCGTAAAATCGTTGGATACGACCTGAGTGATAGCCTTGAACTAAAAGGTTGTGTCAGAGCTTTAAATAAGGCTATTTACAATGCTAAGAACATTGACAGCCTTATTCATCACTCCGACAGAGGTATTCAATATTGTAGTAACGTCTATACCCAAATACTAAAAAGAAAGAAAATAGAAATTAGTATGACAGAAGAAAACCATTGCTATGAAAACGCCCTAGCCGAAAGGGTCAACGGTATTCTAAAAGATGAATTCTATCTTGACCAGACTTTTACAAGCGTTGTACATGCTAAAAAAGCAGCCAAAAATGCAATCAAATTATACAACTCTAAAAGATTGCATTTATCTTTAGATTATAAAACACCAAATTACGTGCATCAATATGCCGCTTAA
- a CDS encoding DUF262 domain-containing protein, protein MDLKDSLSDIQKKAKERTVRTQNIEYDLETLVKKIQKNVIKLNPEYQRKHRWSDGFSSRLIESLILNIPIPIVYISQDIDVDEEVEDDIARYSVIDGQQRLTAIYSFFKNKYALEGMEVLTELNGLKYSELPPFLIRRLEERSVKCLRIDSTIDTQVKYDIFERLNSGSVKLEAQELRNATCRGPFKTLIKKLSKNANFTKLCNLEPDSFKVKKMEDEELVLRFFALTYNNGYKEYKGQFKKFLTAKMDEFNGFDEATLEGMEKSFIEVFDKIKDKFGNMPFQKYRSVDGGLKLMSNFNAAVFDSLVVAVFLNIKSDKGSSVSFQELFHNEDYFASIEGSVNDAKKITTRIDLVSEILK, encoded by the coding sequence ATGGATTTAAAAGATAGCCTGAGCGACATTCAAAAGAAAGCCAAGGAAAGAACAGTGCGTACTCAGAACATTGAATATGATTTAGAAACTTTAGTAAAAAAAATTCAAAAAAATGTTATAAAATTAAACCCAGAATACCAAAGAAAACATAGATGGTCTGACGGTTTTTCTTCTCGCTTAATCGAAAGTCTTATACTCAATATACCAATTCCTATAGTATATATCTCGCAAGATATTGACGTTGATGAAGAAGTTGAAGATGATATAGCTAGATATTCTGTCATAGATGGGCAACAAAGGTTAACAGCTATTTATAGTTTTTTTAAAAACAAATATGCTTTGGAGGGCATGGAAGTGTTAACCGAATTAAATGGCTTAAAATACAGCGAATTACCTCCTTTTCTCATAAGAAGATTAGAAGAAAGAAGTGTAAAATGCTTACGAATAGATTCAACAATTGACACACAAGTTAAATACGATATTTTTGAAAGACTGAATAGCGGTTCTGTTAAATTAGAAGCTCAAGAACTAAGAAATGCTACTTGTCGTGGTCCTTTCAAAACGCTAATTAAAAAACTTTCAAAAAATGCTAACTTTACTAAGTTATGTAATTTAGAGCCTGATTCTTTTAAGGTAAAAAAGATGGAAGATGAGGAATTAGTTTTAAGATTTTTTGCTCTAACTTATAATAACGGATATAAAGAATACAAAGGGCAATTCAAAAAATTTCTCACTGCTAAGATGGACGAATTCAATGGTTTTGATGAAGCTACCTTAGAAGGTATGGAAAAGTCTTTTATAGAAGTATTCGATAAAATAAAAGATAAATTTGGAAATATGCCATTTCAAAAATATCGTTCAGTTGATGGTGGATTAAAGTTAATGTCCAACTTTAATGCAGCAGTGTTCGATTCATTAGTCGTTGCGGTTTTCTTAAATATTAAAAGTGATAAAGGTTCTTCTGTAAGTTTTCAAGAGCTTTTCCATAATGAGGATTATTTTGCGTCAATTGAGGGAAGTGTTAATGATGCAAAAAAAATCACAACTAGAATAGATCTTGTCTCAGAAATTTTGAAATAA
- a CDS encoding HEPN domain-containing protein → MDSFLYAYTCELENKWHEIDLLIEKAYEFQETDAQFHNILCRSASVLITAQLEGFTKSMLRSVINDLNRSISFNELPIAIKRTYSQKYIPIVDGLNNKQHSNQLNKLIEKFNEINCDLEHQPFFVSKNKNPSPNLINTVYRNLGIKDIFHCLNESKYDEVFSSSKNELEIILRELRELIPLEIKNFPYTPHLDNCNLEVLKSHGRTLWEDFLDEINQRRHAIAHGNDFNNNRSVSELEEDKLKAQIFELSCLRILSKYLISNRS, encoded by the coding sequence ATGGATTCTTTTCTCTACGCATATACTTGTGAGTTAGAAAATAAATGGCACGAAATTGATTTGTTAATTGAAAAAGCTTATGAATTTCAGGAAACAGATGCTCAATTTCATAATATTTTATGTCGTTCGGCTTCCGTTTTAATAACTGCGCAGCTTGAAGGTTTTACTAAAAGCATGCTCAGGTCAGTAATTAATGACCTAAATAGAAGCATATCCTTCAATGAATTACCTATTGCTATAAAACGAACCTATAGCCAAAAATACATACCAATAGTTGACGGATTAAATAATAAGCAACATAGTAATCAATTAAATAAATTGATTGAAAAGTTTAATGAGATAAATTGCGATCTTGAACATCAACCATTCTTCGTTTCTAAAAACAAAAACCCAAGCCCTAACTTAATCAATACGGTATATAGGAATTTAGGAATTAAAGATATATTTCACTGTTTAAATGAATCTAAATACGACGAGGTATTTTCTAGTTCAAAGAATGAACTTGAAATTATACTAAGGGAATTGAGAGAACTTATACCTTTGGAAATTAAAAATTTCCCTTATACTCCCCACCTTGATAACTGTAATCTAGAAGTATTAAAATCTCACGGAAGAACACTTTGGGAAGATTTTCTAGATGAAATAAACCAAAGAAGACATGCAATTGCTCATGGTAATGATTTTAACAATAACAGAAGTGTAAGTGAGTTGGAAGAAGATAAACTAAAAGCTCAAATATTTGAACTTTCTTGCTTACGCATACTTTCAAAATACCTAATAAGTAACAGGTCGTAA